The following are encoded in a window of Spea bombifrons isolate aSpeBom1 chromosome 2, aSpeBom1.2.pri, whole genome shotgun sequence genomic DNA:
- the TSSK3 gene encoding testis-specific serine/threonine-protein kinase 3: protein MEDEKECLLFNGYKLGKTIGQGTYSKVKEAYSNKLGRKVAIKIIDKAVGPEEFIQHFLPRELKIVGLLHHKNIIEVYEILESENSSKLYMVMELAEDGDVFDCILEGGPLSEDCARVLFRQLVEAIRYLHSHGVAHRDLKCENALLHHGILKLTDFGFAKLLPTSYIELSHTFCGSTAYAAPEILQGVPHDSCKGDIWSMGVVLYVMFCASLPFEDNDITKMLWLQQKGITLPSHLCVSEECRNLAKRLLEPDAWLRPSIDEVSRHPWFTKHS, encoded by the exons ATGGAGGATGAGAAAGaatgtttactttttaatgGCTACAAACTTGGGAAGACAATCGGACAAGGGACATACTCTAAAGTGAAAGAGGCATACAGCAACAAACTAGGCAGAAAGGTGGCCATTAAAATCATTGACAAGGCAGTAGGTCCAGAAG AATTTATCCAGCATTTTCTACCTCGCGAGCTGAAGATTGTGGGTCTGTTGCACCACAAGAACATCATTGAAGTGTATGAGATTCTGGAGTCAGAAAACAGTTCCAAACTTTACATGGTGATGGAGCTGGCAGAAGATGGAGATGTCTTTGACTGCATCCTTGAAGGAGGCCCATTGTCTGAGGACTGTGCTCGGGTACTCTTCCGGCAGCTGGTGGAAGCTATCCGCTACCTGCACAGCCATGGTGTAGCTCACAGGGATCTCAAATGTGAGAATGCTTTGCTTCATCATGGCATCCTCAAACTCACAGACTTTGGGTTTGCCAAGCTTCTTCCCACGTCTTACATTGAGCTGTCTCACACATTCTGTGGTAGTACAGCTTATGCAGCTCCGGAGATACTCCAGGGTGTTCCCCATGACAGCTGCAAAGGTGACATTTGGAGCATGGGGGTGGTGCTCTATGTTATGTTCTGTGCCAGCTTGCCATTTGAAGACAATGACATCACTAAAATGCTTTGGCTCCAGCAGAAGGGCATAACGCTTCCCAGTCACCTTTGCGTGTCTGAAGAGTGCCGGAATTTGGCGAAGAGACTCCTGGAACCAGATGCTTGGTTACGACCATCAATTGATGAAGTTAGTAGGCACCCATGGTTCACTAAACACTCATGA